In one window of Carassius carassius chromosome 38, fCarCar2.1, whole genome shotgun sequence DNA:
- the LOC132119572 gene encoding transmembrane protein 178A-like codes for MEKRALVTAISLSMSLLALTLLVTAIFTDHWYETDTRSHKENCDQYGSESNDQKNREMPIYHLPLVDSGDAKRNLALMKPIHVGSREEELLENWRAILGMGILETECGRPLFSTYSGLWRKCFFQGMDRDIDKLISKGIADRCTSVKYHFSQPIRLRNIPLNLTRTIQQDEWHLLHLRRITAGFLGMAAAVMLCGSIVAAVGFFWEESLTQHVSGLLFLMAGIFCTISLCTYAASVSYDLSRNPPFIYGLPSDVDHAYGWSIFCAWVSLGLTVASGCICTTYPFLSRSKALRSKTARESSV; via the exons ATGGAGAAACGGGCTCTTGTAACGGCGATCAGCTTGTCCATGAGCTTGCTCGCGCTCACGCTGCTGGTCACGGCGATCTTTACCGACCACTGGTACGAAACCGACACCAGGAGCCACAAGGAGAACTGCGACCAATACGGGTCGGAGTCCAACGACCAGAAGAACAGGGAGATGCCCATCTATCACCTGCCTTTGGTGGACAGTGGGGACGCGAAGCGCAACCTGGCTCTCATGAAGCCCATCCACGTAGGGAGTCGAGAGGAGGAACTGCTGGAGAACTGGAGAGCGATTTTGGGCATGGGCATTTTGGAGACGGAGTGCGGGCGCCCGCTGTTCTCCACCTACTCTGGACTTTGGAGGAAATGCTTCTTCCAGGGAATGGACAGGGATATTGACAAACTCATTTCTAAGG GTATTGCAGACCGATGCACATCTGTCAAGTACCATTTCTCCCAACCCATTAGACTCAGGAACATCCCTCTCAACCTGACAAGGACCATACAGCAGGACGAGTGGCACCTCTTAC ATCTGAGACGCATTACAGCGGGGTTCTTGGGCATGGCTGCTGCCGTGATGCTGTGTGGAAGCATTGTGGCCGCCGTGGGATTTTTCTGGGAGGAGAGCCTCACCCAGCATGTGTCTGGACTCCTGTTCCTTATGGCAG GAATCTTTTGCACAATCTCACTGTGTACCTACGCTGCCAGTGTCTCATACGACTTATCCAGGAACCCTCCCTTCATCTACGGTCTGCCCAGTGATGTAGACCATGCGTACGGGTGGTCCATCTTCTGTGCATGGGTCAGTCTGGGCCTAACAGTGGCGTCAGGTTGCATCTGTACAACTTATCCCTTCCTGAGCCGCTCAAAGGCTCTTCGCTCCAAAACAGCAAGGGAATCGTCTGTATGA